Within Paenibacillus sabinae T27, the genomic segment TTCCCGGCGGGGGAGAGTGGTGGCCAGGGCGCAAGTCAGCGAACGGGTCAAGCAAGGCGCGACCTATATGACCTATCATTTCTGGATTGGCTCTTGCAACGAGCTGACCGGCGATGCTTTGGACCCTGTCTCCAAGACGCCGGAATACAAATATTGCGCAATTCGGCTGGAGAGAATTCCGGATCAGCTTCGTGCCGAGCAGCAGGTGCAGCAGCAGTATGATTCTCTCAGAAAGCAAATGCACGTAGGAGCGGGTCAGGCATGATGAATGAACGGACCAATTCGTTCGTCATTGCCGAAGCCGGTAAATGCATAGGCTGCAAAGCGTGCGAACTGGCCTGCTTCGCGGTGCATAGCCAGGATAACAGGGTGGCTGGAGCGGTAGGAACGGTCGCCACGCCGGTCCTTCCAAGGCTGTATGTAATGCGAACGGAAAGCTTCACTATGCCGCTTCAGTGCCGGCACTGCGAGAATGCGCCGTGCGCAGGCGTGTGTCCGGTGCAGGCAATCCGGCAAGAGGATGGCGTGATTCTGATTGATGAGGATCGATGTATAGGCTGCAAAGGCTGCGCCATGGTATGCCCGTTTGGCGCGATCAGCCTGTACAAAGCGTATACCGGCGGTCAGGAGTTGAAGCAGCCTTACTTAAGGGAACAGCAGAACGGCGGTCTGGATCGGAAAGCGAGAGTCGTCGCTTATAAATGTGATTTATGCCGCAATATCGCGGTTCCTGGAACAACAATGGTGTCCGGAGAAATGGCAGTGTCAAACGCGGGATATCCTTCAGGCAGCCAGAGCGGAGACGGAGGCGGTCCTGTTCCGGCTTGTGTCTCCGTGTGTCCGGAACAGGCGCTGACGCTGGTCAGTCCGGAACGTGAGACCGCCCGCTCACGGGCGGCTGAAAGCCTGAGTTGTTTAAGCAGGCTGAAATTATGACGAACCTTATTTTAGAAAAGAAAGGTACATCTGTAATGTCAAACCTCGATCCGATTATTCATATTGACGAGCAGCTGTGTACCGGCTGCAGACGGTGCGCGGCGGTCTGCCCGGTGGATGCCATTACCGGGGAAGCGGGCGCTCCGCAGAGCATTGACGCGCACCGCTGCGTAGTTTGCGGGCAATGTGTACAGATATGCTCTGCTTACGCCGCGGAAAGCGCCCCTTCTCTGGCGACTCGCGAGGAGAAGCTGCGGCAACGAGGACAGCTTCCCAGCGTGCGCGAGCCTTTATTCGCCGCTTATTCGACGGGGCATGCGAAAGAGCTGAAGGAAGCGCTGGCCGATCCGAAAAGGTATAAAGTCGTGCAATGCGCTCCGGTTATCCGCGTATCGCTTGCCGAGGAATTTGGCCTGCCGTTCGGCACCCTGACGCCAGGCAAGATGGCGGCTGCGTTAAGACAGCTGAATTTTGACCGGGTGTATGATACAAACTTCGGCGCTGACGTCACGATTATGGAAGAAGGCAGCGAACTAATAAGCAGAGTCATGTCCGGCGAGCGGCTTCCTATGTTCACGTCCTGCTGTCCAGCTTGGGTTAAGCATGCGGAAACGGCCGCGCCGCAGTTATTGGAACATCTGTCGAGCTGCAAGTCGCCGATGCAAATGGTGGGCGCCCTGGTCAAAACCTACAGCGCCGAATTGGATGGAGTCGATCCTGTTGATATATTCAGCGTGGCAGTCATGCCGTGCACCTGCAAGAAGTTTGAAGCCGGCAGGGAAGAGATGAATGTCGACGGGCTTCGGGAAGTGGATCTCGTCATTACAACGAGGGAGCTAGCCCAATTAATCAAGGACAAGGGCATTGATTTCCTTAATCTCCCTGACGAACCGTTTGATTCGCCGCTCGGTAAATATTCGGGTGCGGGAACTATTTTTGGGGCAACTGGAGGGGTGATGGAAGCGGCAATCCGGACGGGATATGAGCTGGTAACGCATGAGTCCATTCCGAATCTCCAGCTCGATTTTATAAGAGGAAATGAAGGAATTCGTACGGCTACGGTTCAGATCGGGGATTTGGAGCTTAGAGTCGCCATGGTCGCGGGGCTTCAGTACGTCTCGACCATTTTGAAGCAAGCCGCCGAAGGGACCTGCCCTTACCATTTTATCGAAGTGATGGCCTGTCCGGAAGGATGCGTCAGCGGCGGCGGGCAGCCGAAGCTTCTGCTGGAGACGCAGCGGAAGGCCGCTTATCAGGCCCGCAAGAGCTCGATTTACCGTCATGATTCCAACCAAAAGGTTCGAAAGTCGCATGAGAACCCGGCCATTATTAAATTATATAAAGATTTTTTAGGTGAGCCATTGGGCCACGTCTCCCATCATTTGCTCCACACCAAGTTTATATCTAGAAGTACCAAGGAGGAGTAGACATGAACAGTTTCGTACTAGCCGATCCGGATAAATGTATAGGTTGCCATACTTGCGAAGCGGCGTGTGTCGTTGCGCATTCGGGAAACCGTTTGTTTGAGCAGGAAGAAAGCGAGATCGCTTTTTACCCGCGTCTCACCGTCATCGAAACGGACGAGGTTACCGCTCCGGTCCAGTGCCGGCATTGTGAGGATGCACCTTGTGCCAATGTGTGCCCGAATGGCTCGATTTTTAACAAGGACAATGGCATTTTTATTAACCAGGATACATGTATCGGCTGTAAAACCTGTATGCTGGCCTGCCCGTACGGGGCTATTACGATGGTAACCGCATACCAGGAAGGCCGAAAACAGCGGCAATCCGGGCTGCGGACAAATATTGAAGGAACATGGAGTCCGAAGGAAAGAATTGTTGCCAATAAATGCGATTTGTGTGAAGAAAGCGGCAATGGCCCGGAATGTGTGCGTGTGTGCCCGACAAGTGCCCTGCGGTTCGTTGTCCCCGGTGAAATTGATGAATCGATTGCCCGGAAACGAGCGGCCAGCGCACAACTGCTTCAGCAGTTTGGCGGCTTGTCCGGTTATTAGACTTAAACTGCATTTAATCAAATACTGTCAGAAAAATTAGAAAGCAAGGTGAATTCTTTGTCCGATCTTCTGGTTGACTCCTTTGGCCGTGTGCATAATTATGTACGAATATCCGTTACGGACCGCTGCAATCTGGGCTGCCAATATTGCAGGCCGGGGGAAACGGCCGGACATCCTTCCAAGATGGACCTGCTCACCTTTGACGAGATCGCTGCCATTGTAAGTGTGCTCGCGGAGATGGGGGTTACCAAGGTGAGAATTACCGGGGGAGAGCCGCTCCTCCGGCCCCATCTTGAAGACCTTGTGGACAGACTAAGCGCCATTCCGGGCATCAGTCGCGTCGGGTTGACCACCAATGGCATGCTGCTAGCGTCTAAGGCTCGGGCGCTTCGACAGGCGGGGCTGACCGACATGAACATCAGTTTGGATTCCCTGCTCCCGGATCGGTATGCCATGATTACGAACGGCGGTGATTTGTCCCGGGTAATCAGTGGGATAGAAGCCTGCTTTAAAGCCGGATTCGAAATGCTCAAGCTTAATGTTGTACTCATGCGTGGAGTCAATGATGACGAGATCGAGTCTTTTTTACGGTTGACTCTGGATTATCCGCTCCAAGTCCGCTTTATCGAATATATGCCTATCGGCAAGCAGGCCGAAGCGTGGAAAGCG encodes:
- the moaA gene encoding GTP 3',8-cyclase MoaA, translating into MNSLSDLLVDSFGRVHNYVRISVTDRCNLGCQYCRPGETAGHPSKMDLLTFDEIAAIVSVLAEMGVTKVRITGGEPLLRPHLEDLVDRLSAIPGISRVGLTTNGMLLASKARALRQAGLTDMNISLDSLLPDRYAMITNGGDLSRVISGIEACFKAGFEMLKLNVVLMRGVNDDEIESFLRLTLDYPLQVRFIEYMPIGKQAEAWKAGYMALDGIMAQCADKGWNARRVEPADRMSGSSFCGTKDDSGPAKYYRISGAAGEFGLINPVSDHFCMACNRLRITANGSVKPCLYWNDEWDLKPFIGNNELLRQAIRRSLEAKPQRHEMIVQPGQKPAQHTMMRQMSQIGG
- a CDS encoding [FeFe] hydrogenase, group A, yielding MSNLDPIIHIDEQLCTGCRRCAAVCPVDAITGEAGAPQSIDAHRCVVCGQCVQICSAYAAESAPSLATREEKLRQRGQLPSVREPLFAAYSTGHAKELKEALADPKRYKVVQCAPVIRVSLAEEFGLPFGTLTPGKMAAALRQLNFDRVYDTNFGADVTIMEEGSELISRVMSGERLPMFTSCCPAWVKHAETAAPQLLEHLSSCKSPMQMVGALVKTYSAELDGVDPVDIFSVAVMPCTCKKFEAGREEMNVDGLREVDLVITTRELAQLIKDKGIDFLNLPDEPFDSPLGKYSGAGTIFGATGGVMEAAIRTGYELVTHESIPNLQLDFIRGNEGIRTATVQIGDLELRVAMVAGLQYVSTILKQAAEGTCPYHFIEVMACPEGCVSGGGQPKLLLETQRKAAYQARKSSIYRHDSNQKVRKSHENPAIIKLYKDFLGEPLGHVSHHLLHTKFISRSTKEE
- a CDS encoding 4Fe-4S dicluster domain-containing protein; this encodes MMNERTNSFVIAEAGKCIGCKACELACFAVHSQDNRVAGAVGTVATPVLPRLYVMRTESFTMPLQCRHCENAPCAGVCPVQAIRQEDGVILIDEDRCIGCKGCAMVCPFGAISLYKAYTGGQELKQPYLREQQNGGLDRKARVVAYKCDLCRNIAVPGTTMVSGEMAVSNAGYPSGSQSGDGGGPVPACVSVCPEQALTLVSPERETARSRAAESLSCLSRLKL
- a CDS encoding 4Fe-4S dicluster domain-containing protein, yielding MNSFVLADPDKCIGCHTCEAACVVAHSGNRLFEQEESEIAFYPRLTVIETDEVTAPVQCRHCEDAPCANVCPNGSIFNKDNGIFINQDTCIGCKTCMLACPYGAITMVTAYQEGRKQRQSGLRTNIEGTWSPKERIVANKCDLCEESGNGPECVRVCPTSALRFVVPGEIDESIARKRAASAQLLQQFGGLSGY